The Rhodopseudomonas palustris genome window below encodes:
- a CDS encoding secondary thiamine-phosphate synthase enzyme YjbQ, with translation MSSSRTLSRAPLAHATATSVASSLLTVQTNGTGFTDITRELAAFVTEAQAKDGGLTVFVRHTSASLTIQENADPTVLVDLATVLNRLAPENAGWRHDTEGPDDMPAHVKTMLTSVSLQIPVLQGRLALGTWQGVYLIEHRARPHRREVVLQFIGTTG, from the coding sequence ATGAGTTCATCCCGTACTCTCAGTCGCGCGCCGCTGGCGCACGCGACCGCCACCAGCGTCGCCTCGTCGCTCCTGACCGTGCAGACGAATGGGACCGGCTTTACCGACATCACACGCGAGCTCGCGGCATTCGTGACCGAGGCGCAGGCCAAGGACGGCGGCCTCACCGTGTTCGTGCGCCACACCTCCGCGTCGCTGACGATCCAGGAGAATGCCGATCCGACCGTGCTGGTGGATCTCGCCACAGTGCTGAACCGGCTCGCGCCGGAGAATGCCGGCTGGCGTCACGACACCGAGGGCCCGGATGATATGCCGGCGCACGTCAAGACGATGCTGACGTCGGTCTCGCTGCAGATCCCGGTGCTGCAGGGCCGGCTCGCGCTCGGCACCTGGCAGGGCGTGTATCTGATCGAGCACCGGGCGCGGCCGCATCGCCGCGAGGTCGTGCTGCAGTTCATCGGTACGACCGGATAG
- a CDS encoding MFS transporter, with the protein MATLAETSRRSGGMTRDERFVILASSLGTVFEWYDFYLYGSLAAIIGAQFFSAYPPATRDIFALLAFAAGFLVRPFGAIVFGRVGDIVGRKYTFLVTILIMGLSTFIVGLLPNAATIGIAAPIILITLRLLQGLALGGEYGGAATYVAEHAPPGKRGYYTAFIQTTATLGLFLSLLVILATRTIVGEAAFADWGWRVPFLVSVALLGVSVWIRLRLNESPVFKKMKEEGKSSKAPLTEAFANWGNAKIVLIALLGAVMGQGVVWYTGQFYALFFLQSILKVDGYTSNLLIAWSLLLGTGFFIIFGWLSDKIGRKPIILTGCLIAALSFFPIFRMITTYANPALEKAIETVKVQVVADPAGCGDLFNPVGTRVFTKPCDTARDFLSKSSVKYSTINGPAGSGVKVMVNDKEVPYTDAKTSNPQVLAAVQEAGYPKAGNPQIIKMAHPFDVFNSSTAAVIGLLFVLVLFVTMVYGPIAALLVELFPTRIRYTSMSLPYHIGNGWFGGLLPATAFAIVASTGDIYAGLWYPIVFASITVVVGLIFLPETKNVDISKT; encoded by the coding sequence ATGGCTACACTTGCCGAGACGAGCAGGCGGTCGGGTGGAATGACCCGTGACGAGCGCTTCGTCATTCTTGCATCTTCGCTCGGTACCGTTTTCGAATGGTACGATTTTTACCTGTACGGCTCGCTCGCCGCGATTATCGGCGCCCAGTTCTTCAGCGCTTATCCGCCGGCCACCCGGGACATCTTCGCGCTGCTCGCTTTCGCCGCCGGCTTCCTGGTGCGTCCGTTCGGCGCCATCGTGTTCGGCCGGGTCGGCGACATCGTCGGCCGTAAATACACCTTCCTGGTCACCATCCTGATCATGGGCCTGTCGACCTTCATCGTCGGCCTGCTGCCCAACGCGGCCACCATCGGCATCGCCGCCCCGATCATCCTGATCACGCTGCGCCTGCTGCAGGGCCTGGCGCTCGGCGGCGAATATGGCGGCGCCGCCACTTACGTGGCCGAGCATGCTCCGCCCGGCAAGCGCGGCTACTACACTGCGTTCATTCAGACCACCGCGACCCTCGGCCTGTTCCTGTCGCTGCTGGTGATCCTCGCCACCCGCACCATCGTGGGCGAAGCGGCGTTCGCCGATTGGGGCTGGCGCGTGCCGTTCCTGGTGTCGGTCGCCTTGCTCGGCGTCTCGGTCTGGATCCGGCTGCGGCTCAACGAGTCGCCGGTGTTCAAGAAGATGAAGGAGGAAGGCAAGAGCTCGAAGGCACCGCTGACCGAAGCGTTTGCCAACTGGGGCAACGCCAAGATCGTGCTGATCGCGCTGCTCGGCGCGGTGATGGGCCAGGGCGTGGTCTGGTACACCGGCCAGTTCTACGCGCTGTTCTTCCTGCAATCGATCCTGAAGGTCGACGGCTACACTTCGAACCTGCTGATCGCGTGGTCGCTGCTGCTCGGCACCGGCTTCTTCATCATCTTCGGCTGGCTGTCGGACAAGATCGGCCGCAAGCCGATCATCCTCACTGGCTGTCTGATCGCGGCGCTGTCGTTCTTCCCGATCTTCCGGATGATCACCACCTACGCCAACCCGGCGCTGGAAAAGGCGATCGAGACCGTGAAGGTGCAAGTCGTCGCCGATCCGGCGGGCTGCGGCGACCTGTTCAACCCGGTCGGCACCCGCGTCTTCACCAAGCCGTGCGACACCGCGCGTGACTTCCTGTCGAAGTCGTCGGTGAAGTACTCCACTATCAACGGCCCCGCCGGCTCCGGCGTCAAGGTGATGGTGAACGACAAGGAAGTGCCGTACACCGACGCCAAGACCTCCAACCCGCAGGTGCTCGCGGCGGTGCAGGAAGCCGGTTATCCGAAGGCCGGCAATCCGCAGATCATCAAGATGGCGCACCCGTTCGACGTGTTCAATTCGAGCACCGCAGCGGTGATCGGATTGCTGTTCGTCCTGGTGCTGTTCGTCACGATGGTCTACGGCCCGATCGCGGCGCTTCTGGTCGAACTGTTCCCGACCCGTATCCGCTACACCTCGATGTCGCTGCCGTATCACATTGGCAACGGCTGGTTCGGCGGCCTGCTGCCGGCGACCGCGTTCGCGATCGTCGCCTCGACCGGCGATATCTATGCCGGCCTGTGGTACCCGATCGTGTTCGCATCGATCACGGTCGTGGTTGGCCTGATCTTCCTGCCGGAGACCAAGAACGTCGACATCAGCAAGACCTGA
- a CDS encoding response regulator transcription factor, producing MSTPASTHLIIADDHPLFRDALRLAVASVVSSAKIGEVGSFEDLTAMLEREGDVDLVLLDLKMPGISGFSGLIYLRAQYPAIPVVVVSASDDVETIRRSLDFGASGFVPKRFGVEKLGEAILRVLDGDVWVPPDVDLSAAADPETSKLRDRLVTLTPQQVRVLMMLSEGLLNKQIAYELGVSEATIKAHVSAILQKLGVESRTQAVIAAAKISGSQWRQEEPIAS from the coding sequence ATGAGCACCCCCGCCAGCACGCACTTGATCATTGCCGACGACCACCCGTTGTTTCGCGATGCGCTCCGTCTGGCGGTTGCCAGCGTGGTGTCCTCCGCGAAGATCGGTGAGGTCGGTTCCTTCGAAGACCTGACTGCAATGCTCGAGCGCGAGGGCGACGTCGACCTGGTGCTGCTCGACCTCAAAATGCCGGGGATCAGCGGGTTTTCCGGGCTGATCTACCTTCGGGCCCAGTATCCGGCGATCCCGGTCGTCGTGGTGTCGGCCAGCGACGACGTCGAAACCATCCGCCGCTCGCTCGATTTCGGCGCCTCCGGCTTCGTGCCGAAGCGGTTCGGCGTCGAAAAGCTCGGCGAGGCAATCCTGCGGGTGCTGGACGGCGACGTCTGGGTTCCGCCGGATGTCGACCTGTCGGCGGCGGCCGATCCCGAGACCTCCAAGCTGCGTGACCGGCTGGTGACGCTGACCCCGCAGCAGGTCCGGGTGCTGATGATGCTGTCCGAAGGCCTGCTCAACAAGCAGATCGCCTACGAGCTCGGGGTGTCGGAAGCGACCATCAAGGCTCACGTCTCGGCGATCCTGCAGAAGCTCGGCGTCGAAAGCCGCACCCAGGCGGTGATCGCCGCGGCCAAGATCTCCGGCAGCCAGTGGCGCCAGGAAGAACCGATCGCGTCGTAA